Proteins co-encoded in one Synechococcus elongatus PCC 6301 genomic window:
- the scpB gene encoding SMC-Scp complex subunit ScpB, translating into MTVSLAARIEAILYLKGQPLSLTAIAEHAKCDRDAAADALLQLMDDYAHRDSALELLEDERGFCLQLRPALQELVHELLPVDLTTGTLRTLAAIALKGRIAQTDLVDLRGSGAYQQVQELVEQGFIQKRRQSNGRSYWLEVTDKFHQYFQTEGMNLEALIPARSQSTDNAMAESTAPAAPEVD; encoded by the coding sequence CCTCAAGGGTCAGCCCCTTAGCCTGACCGCGATCGCTGAACATGCCAAATGCGATCGCGATGCTGCCGCTGATGCCCTGTTGCAGTTGATGGATGACTACGCCCATCGCGACAGCGCCTTGGAATTACTGGAGGATGAACGGGGTTTCTGCCTGCAGCTGCGCCCCGCCTTACAGGAACTGGTGCATGAACTGCTGCCGGTCGATTTGACCACTGGAACCCTGCGAACCCTCGCCGCGATCGCTCTCAAAGGTCGCATCGCCCAGACTGATCTGGTTGATCTACGCGGTTCAGGAGCCTATCAGCAAGTGCAGGAGCTGGTCGAACAGGGATTTATCCAAAAACGCCGCCAGTCCAATGGCCGCTCCTACTGGCTGGAAGTCACAGACAAGTTTCATCAGTACTTTCAAACCGAGGGCATGAACTTAGAAGCCCTGATTCCCGCGCGATCGCAATCGACAGACAACGCGATGGCTGAATCCACTGCTCCAGCAGCACCAGAAGTCGACTAA
- a CDS encoding DUF760 domain-containing protein codes for MVFSSDFFHSDTETLKGNALLQYLQHQSPEVMARVAKSATSDIQEIIQQNVQGLLGMLPSEGFNVQIATSRENLAGLLASAMMTGYFLRQMEQRMELDVSLLGSAVFGIQTPTENSNEEDLLDDL; via the coding sequence ATGGTCTTTAGTTCTGACTTTTTCCACAGCGACACGGAAACCCTTAAGGGCAATGCGTTGTTGCAGTACCTCCAGCATCAGTCACCAGAAGTGATGGCGCGGGTAGCAAAGTCGGCGACTTCAGATATCCAAGAAATCATTCAACAAAATGTTCAAGGTCTGCTGGGAATGTTGCCCAGTGAAGGCTTCAATGTTCAAATCGCAACCAGTCGGGAAAATTTAGCTGGCTTACTCGCCTCAGCTATGATGACAGGCTATTTTCTCCGACAAATGGAGCAACGAATGGAGCTGGATGTCAGCTTGCTGGGTTCTGCCGTTTTCGGCATTCAAACCCCGACTGAAAACAGCAACGAAGAGGATCTGCTGGACGATCTCTAA
- the psbA gene encoding photosystem II q(b) protein, translated as MTSILREQRRDNVWDRFCEWVTSTDNRIYVGWFGVLMIPTLLTATICFIVAFIAAPPVDIDGIREPVAGSLMYGNNIISGAVVPSSNAIGLHFYPIWEAASLDEWLYNGGPYQLVVFHFLLGISCYMGRQWELSYRLGMRPWICVAYSAPLSAAFAVFLIYPIGQGSFSDGMPLGISGTFNFMFVFQAEHNILMHPFHMLGVAGVFGGSLFSAMHGSLVTSSLVRETTETESQNYGYKFGQEEETYNIVAAHGYFGRLIFQYASFNNSRSLHFFLGAWPVVGIWFTSMGISTMAFNLNGFNFNQSVLDSQGKVINTWADVLNRANLGMEVMHERNAHNFPLDLAAGEATPVALTAPSIHG; from the coding sequence ATGACCAGCATTCTTCGCGAGCAACGCCGCGATAACGTTTGGGATCGGTTTTGTGAGTGGGTAACCAGCACCGACAACCGCATCTACGTGGGTTGGTTCGGCGTGCTGATGATCCCCACTCTGCTGACCGCCACCATCTGCTTCATCGTTGCGTTCATTGCAGCCCCTCCCGTCGACATCGACGGCATCCGTGAGCCCGTTGCCGGCTCTCTCATGTATGGCAACAACATCATTTCCGGCGCTGTTGTTCCTTCCAGCAACGCCATCGGCCTGCATTTCTATCCGATTTGGGAAGCCGCTAGCCTCGACGAGTGGCTGTACAACGGTGGTCCTTACCAATTAGTGGTCTTCCACTTCTTGCTGGGTATCAGCTGCTACATGGGTCGTCAATGGGAGCTGTCGTACCGCCTCGGTATGCGCCCTTGGATCTGTGTTGCATACAGTGCTCCACTCTCGGCTGCTTTTGCAGTGTTTCTGATCTACCCGATCGGCCAAGGTTCGTTCTCGGACGGCATGCCCCTGGGTATCAGCGGCACCTTCAACTTCATGTTCGTGTTCCAAGCAGAGCACAACATTTTGATGCACCCCTTCCACATGCTGGGTGTGGCTGGTGTGTTCGGTGGTTCGCTGTTCTCGGCAATGCACGGTTCGTTGGTGACCAGCTCGCTGGTGCGTGAGACGACCGAGACCGAGAGCCAAAACTACGGCTACAAATTTGGTCAAGAGGAAGAGACCTACAACATCGTGGCAGCCCACGGTTACTTCGGTCGCTTGATCTTCCAATACGCATCGTTCAACAACAGCCGTTCGCTGCACTTCTTCCTGGGTGCATGGCCGGTCGTGGGCATCTGGTTTACCTCCATGGGCATCAGCACCATGGCGTTCAACCTGAATGGTTTCAACTTCAACCAGTCGGTTTTGGATAGCCAAGGCAAAGTGATCAACACTTGGGCAGATGTGTTGAACCGTGCCAACTTGGGCATGGAAGTGATGCACGAGCGTAATGCTCACAACTTCCCGCTCGACTTGGCAGCAGGCGAAGCGACCCCGGTCGCTTTGACTGCGCCTTCAATTCACGGTTAA